A region of Blattabacterium cuenoti STAT DNA encodes the following proteins:
- a CDS encoding sigma-70 family RNA polymerase sigma factor, with translation MRQLKITKQVTNRESESLDKYLHEIGKIPLLTPEEEVEYARRAREGDETAIDKLINANLRFVVSVAKQYQNQGLSLCDLINEGNLGLIKGILRFDETRGFKCISYVVWWIRQAILQAIAEQSRSIRQPTNKLALLNKILKTLAQLEQELQRTPSAREIAEYLNMNEKDVEESIKNSGRHVSMDAPLVEGEDSNLYDLVRSDESPRPDEHLEKESLRKDIKRILETLSERERRVIILHFGLNGSPPMTLEEVGQSCDLTRERVRQIESIALKRLKHSSRSKILKPYLG, from the coding sequence ATGAGACAACTTAAAATTACTAAACAAGTCACAAATCGCGAATCTGAATCCTTAGATAAATATCTTCATGAAATAGGAAAAATCCCATTACTAACCCCAGAAGAAGAAGTAGAATACGCTCGTAGAGCAAGAGAAGGAGATGAAACTGCTATAGATAAACTTATTAATGCAAATTTACGTTTTGTTGTTTCTGTTGCAAAACAATATCAAAATCAAGGATTAAGTTTATGTGATTTAATTAATGAAGGAAATCTAGGTTTGATAAAAGGAATTTTACGTTTTGATGAAACAAGAGGTTTTAAATGTATTTCTTATGTTGTTTGGTGGATCAGACAGGCAATTTTACAAGCTATTGCTGAACAATCACGTTCTATTAGACAACCCACAAATAAATTAGCTCTATTAAACAAAATATTGAAAACTCTTGCTCAATTAGAACAAGAATTACAAAGAACTCCTTCTGCAAGAGAAATAGCAGAATATTTAAATATGAATGAAAAAGATGTTGAAGAGTCTATAAAAAACTCAGGAAGACATGTCTCAATGGATGCACCATTGGTAGAAGGAGAAGATTCAAATCTATATGATTTAGTTCGATCTGATGAATCTCCTCGTCCAGATGAACATTTAGAAAAAGAGTCTTTACGTAAAGATATAAAAAGAATTTTAGAAACTTTAAGTGAAAGAGAACGTCGTGTTATCATTTTACATTTTGGATTAAATGGCTCTCCACCCATGACATTAGAAGAAGTTGGTCAATCCTGTGATTTAACAAGAGAACGAGTTAGACAAATAGAAAGCATAGCTTTAAAAAGATTAAAACATTCTTCTAGAAGCAAAATATTAAAACCTTATTTAGGATAA
- a CDS encoding nucleotide modification associated domain-containing protein: MNYLSTNDLIIHKCRKLFLEKLKDYGLSWKLFHNYSIIDQILMKILRIKNIQSRGYQKIKEEKIIDTYIDIINYLIIILIKLEIFSTSHFHKISNNDVILIYNQKLKKIKNYTNCMDKTLNQFSINNVLEHILFLKKNKEKILFKTLEKFCFKILIKIIFFLRQNL, translated from the coding sequence ATGAATTATTTATCTACTAATGACTTAATTATTCATAAATGTAGAAAACTTTTTTTAGAAAAATTAAAGGATTATGGATTATCGTGGAAATTATTTCATAATTATTCTATAATCGATCAAATTTTGATGAAAATACTTCGTATAAAAAATATTCAATCAAGAGGATATCAAAAAATTAAAGAGGAAAAAATAATAGATACATACATAGATATTATAAATTATTTAATAATCATATTAATAAAGTTAGAAATTTTTTCTACATCACATTTTCATAAAATATCAAATAATGATGTGATTTTAATTTATAATCAAAAATTAAAAAAAATAAAAAATTATACAAATTGTATGGATAAAACTTTGAATCAATTTTCCATAAATAATGTTTTAGAACATATTTTATTTTTAAAAAAAAATAAAGAAAAAATTTTATTCAAAACATTAGAAAAATTTTGTTTTAAAATACTAATAAAAATCATTTTTTTTTTAAGACAAAATTTATAA
- the pdhA gene encoding pyruvate dehydrogenase (acetyl-transferring) E1 component subunit alpha, giving the protein MKEITPKTYIKWFKDMFFWRKFEDKCRSLYLKQKIRGFLHLYNGQEAVPAGLTYAMDLSKDKIITAYRCHIFPISMGVDPKKVMAELLGKKTGTSHGIGGSMHIFSRKYRFYGGHGIVGGQIPLGAGIAFADKYFNRKAVTLTIMGDGAVRQGSLHETFNMAMIWKLPVVFICENNKYAMGTSVKRSSSIEEIYKVGKSYGMTSHSVDGMDPDKIAISAYSAIERARKGKGATFLDIKTYRYRGHSMSDSELYRSKEEVNFYKKKDPILKLKEKIIHNKWEIIENLNTIENEAKKKVESCVEFAEKSDLPSLEEMYNLVYHEKNYPFLDKVLPL; this is encoded by the coding sequence ATGAAAGAAATTACCCCAAAAACCTATATCAAGTGGTTCAAAGACATGTTTTTTTGGAGAAAATTTGAAGACAAATGTCGTTCTTTATACCTAAAACAAAAAATTAGAGGATTTTTGCATCTATATAATGGACAAGAAGCTGTTCCTGCGGGATTAACCTATGCAATGGATTTATCTAAAGATAAAATTATAACTGCTTATAGATGCCATATTTTTCCTATTTCTATGGGAGTAGATCCCAAAAAAGTAATGGCTGAGCTTTTAGGAAAAAAAACAGGAACTTCTCATGGAATAGGGGGGTCTATGCATATTTTTAGTAGAAAATATCGTTTTTATGGTGGACATGGAATTGTAGGGGGACAAATTCCGTTAGGAGCTGGAATTGCTTTTGCTGATAAATATTTTAATAGAAAAGCTGTTACTTTAACTATTATGGGAGATGGCGCAGTAAGACAAGGATCTTTGCATGAAACATTTAATATGGCTATGATATGGAAACTTCCTGTTGTCTTTATATGCGAAAATAATAAATATGCTATGGGAACTTCTGTAAAAAGAAGTAGTTCTATAGAAGAAATTTATAAAGTAGGAAAATCGTATGGTATGACTTCTCATTCCGTAGATGGAATGGATCCGGATAAAATAGCTATATCAGCTTATTCCGCTATAGAAAGAGCAAGAAAAGGAAAAGGTGCTACTTTTTTAGATATTAAAACATATAGATACAGAGGTCATTCTATGTCTGATTCTGAATTATATCGTAGTAAAGAAGAAGTAAATTTTTATAAAAAAAAAGATCCTATTTTAAAACTAAAGGAAAAAATTATCCATAATAAATGGGAAATAATAGAAAATTTGAATACGATAGAAAATGAAGCTAAAAAAAAAGTAGAATCTTGTGTTGAATTTGCAGAAAAATCCGATCTTCCTTCTTTAGAAGAAATGTACAATCTTGTTTATCATGAAAAAAATTATCCTTTTTTAGATAAGGTTTTACCTTTATAA
- a CDS encoding GH3 auxin-responsive promoter family protein, translated as MIKYLSRYFTSIFLKKRIKNIEFFMRYPIEIQNQLINQLVLYAKNTEFGKKYGFCDIKKYHQFSERVPICKYSDLQYFIQRIRKGEKNILWPGGVKWFARSSGTTTKSKYIPITKSSMNTCHYKAGKDMLSIYIHNHPETKIFFGKAVRLGGSYELHRKYNTFYGDLSSILIQNMPFWVENICVPKKKIALMSEWEKKLENIVKETGNKDVRILLGVCSWLLIFLKKLLKEFDKKRIDEIWPDMEVIFHGGVNLSPYIYQYKKLFDKSINFYDIYSASEGFFGIQDKKNVKDLLLLLNHGIFYEFIPIEELDKENPKILSLDKVELNKNYALVISTNAGLWRYIVGDTVKFTNLYPYRISISGRTTHYINSFGEELIVENAEKALHNTCIKTNSIVREYTAGPVYMNQKKSGAHEWIIEFKKQPINLSDFRNILDNELKSMNSDYEIKRYKNIVLGPPIIYIARNGLFYDWLKKHKKLGGQNKVPRLSNDRKYIDSILKMEKKRN; from the coding sequence AGAATTAAGAACATAGAGTTTTTTATGCGTTATCCAATAGAAATACAAAATCAATTAATCAATCAATTGGTTTTATATGCAAAAAATACAGAATTTGGAAAAAAATATGGATTTTGCGACATAAAAAAATATCATCAATTTTCTGAAAGAGTTCCTATATGTAAGTATTCCGATTTACAGTATTTTATTCAAAGAATTCGTAAAGGAGAAAAAAATATATTATGGCCAGGAGGAGTGAAATGGTTTGCCAGATCTTCTGGAACCACTACAAAAAGTAAATACATTCCTATTACAAAATCATCTATGAATACATGTCATTATAAAGCAGGAAAAGACATGTTATCCATTTATATTCATAATCACCCTGAAACAAAAATTTTTTTTGGAAAAGCTGTTCGTTTAGGAGGAAGTTATGAATTACATCGAAAATATAATACATTTTATGGTGATTTATCTTCTATCTTAATTCAAAATATGCCTTTTTGGGTTGAAAATATTTGTGTCCCTAAAAAGAAAATAGCCTTAATGAGTGAATGGGAAAAAAAATTAGAAAACATAGTAAAAGAAACAGGAAATAAAGATGTTAGAATTTTATTAGGTGTTTGTTCTTGGTTACTTATTTTTTTAAAAAAGTTGTTAAAAGAATTTGACAAAAAAAGAATAGACGAAATATGGCCTGATATGGAAGTGATATTTCATGGAGGTGTTAATTTAAGCCCTTATATTTATCAATATAAAAAATTATTTGATAAATCTATAAATTTTTACGATATATATAGTGCATCAGAAGGTTTCTTTGGTATACAAGACAAAAAAAACGTTAAAGATTTATTATTGTTGTTAAATCATGGTATATTTTATGAATTTATTCCTATAGAAGAACTAGATAAAGAAAATCCTAAAATATTATCCCTTGATAAGGTAGAATTAAATAAAAATTATGCACTTGTTATTTCTACTAATGCAGGATTATGGAGATATATAGTTGGAGATACTGTCAAGTTTACTAACTTATATCCATATAGGATTTCTATTTCAGGAAGAACAACTCATTACATCAATTCTTTTGGAGAAGAATTAATTGTTGAAAATGCAGAAAAAGCATTACATAATACTTGTATAAAAACAAATTCCATTGTTCGTGAATACACGGCAGGTCCTGTATATATGAATCAAAAAAAATCCGGTGCTCATGAATGGATTATAGAATTTAAAAAACAACCTATAAATTTAAGTGATTTTAGGAATATTTTGGATAATGAATTAAAATCTATGAATTCAGATTACGAAATTAAACGATATAAAAATATTGTACTAGGTCCTCCTATTATATATATAGCTAGAAATGGGTTATTTTATGACTGGCTAAAAAAACATAAAAAATTAGGAGGACAAAATAAAGTACCTCGTTTATCTAATGATAGGAAATATATTGATTCTATTCTTAAAATGGAAAAAAAAAGAAATTAG
- a CDS encoding polyribonucleotide nucleotidyltransferase, with amino-acid sequence MSNLVVKETISMKDGRSIIIETGRLAKQADGSVIVREKNTILLATVVVSNETKNEPNFLPLTVDYREKYSAGGKIPGGFIKREGRPSDEEILTMRLVDRVLRPTFPDSFKKEIQVMISLLSYDKTVLPDGLAGLAASAALSVAGIPFNGPISEIRIIRLNGKFIINPSLEQLKKSDIDLIVGGSNHSILMIEGEMKEVKENEFLETLITAHKAIKLQIEAQIRLVNKLSNNCVFLFNDQKSINCHQEENKILEKELFLFSYEKIKKIYQSFLNKKKRSIQEKIVLNDFKKKFLIEEKIDKKEAIIDFFFEKIKKKITRNLILKNGIRLDGRTSKQIRSISSFVDYLPEVHGSALFSRGETQSLTTVTLGSSLDANKIDNVIMENQEKFYLHYNFPPFSTGEIRSIRGVSRREVGHGNLAQRALKNIIPNNPYTIRVVSDILESNGSSSMATVCAASLALMDAGIPIKNPVSGISMGLFMEDEKKIIISDILGEEDHFGDLDFKITGTKYGMTACQMDVKTIKGVTYDLLNQILVQALEGRLFILKKMLESLPRYRKKMKPNAPKIYTLNIPKNFIGSVIGPGGKVIQEIQSCTNTNITIEEKGDLGYIEILGKNDEKIKKAINRIQEIAFVPELGKVYQAKIKSIKDFGAFVEISKGIEGLLHISEIGWKRLNNIEEEFHVGDIIDVKFMGIDEKKKKMKLSRKVLLPRPIKKNE; translated from the coding sequence ATGTCAAATCTAGTAGTAAAAGAAACCATTTCTATGAAAGATGGACGGTCTATCATTATAGAAACAGGAAGATTAGCAAAACAAGCAGATGGATCCGTTATAGTACGTGAAAAAAATACGATCCTTTTAGCTACTGTAGTCGTTTCTAACGAAACAAAAAATGAACCAAATTTTTTGCCTTTAACAGTAGATTATAGAGAAAAATATTCTGCTGGAGGAAAAATTCCTGGAGGTTTTATAAAAAGAGAGGGAAGACCTTCTGATGAAGAAATCTTAACCATGAGATTAGTTGATCGTGTTCTAAGACCAACATTTCCAGATTCTTTCAAAAAAGAAATACAAGTTATGATTTCATTACTCTCATATGATAAAACGGTGTTACCAGATGGGTTAGCTGGATTAGCTGCATCAGCCGCTTTATCCGTAGCAGGAATTCCTTTTAATGGCCCTATATCAGAAATACGTATTATCCGTTTAAATGGTAAATTTATTATTAATCCTAGTTTAGAACAGTTAAAAAAATCTGATATAGATCTAATAGTAGGGGGGTCGAACCATTCTATTCTTATGATAGAAGGAGAAATGAAAGAAGTAAAAGAAAATGAATTTTTGGAAACTTTAATTACCGCTCATAAAGCAATAAAACTACAAATAGAAGCTCAAATCCGTTTAGTTAATAAATTATCAAATAATTGTGTTTTTTTATTTAATGATCAAAAATCAATCAATTGTCATCAAGAAGAAAATAAAATATTAGAAAAAGAACTTTTTTTATTTTCATATGAAAAAATTAAAAAAATTTATCAAAGCTTTCTAAATAAAAAAAAAAGATCTATTCAAGAGAAAATTGTATTAAACGATTTTAAAAAAAAGTTTTTAATAGAAGAAAAAATAGATAAAAAAGAAGCGATTATTGATTTTTTCTTTGAAAAAATAAAAAAAAAGATAACTAGAAATTTAATTCTAAAAAATGGAATTCGACTAGATGGAAGAACAAGTAAACAAATTCGTTCAATATCTAGTTTTGTTGATTACTTACCTGAGGTACATGGGTCAGCTTTATTCTCAAGAGGAGAAACTCAATCTTTAACTACAGTTACATTAGGATCATCTTTAGATGCTAATAAAATTGATAATGTTATTATGGAAAATCAAGAAAAATTTTATTTGCATTACAATTTTCCTCCTTTTTCTACAGGAGAAATACGTTCCATAAGAGGGGTTTCTAGACGTGAAGTAGGTCATGGAAATTTAGCACAACGTGCATTAAAAAATATTATCCCCAATAATCCATATACAATTCGTGTCGTTTCGGATATTCTAGAATCTAACGGATCCTCTTCTATGGCTACAGTTTGTGCTGCTAGTTTAGCATTAATGGACGCAGGAATCCCTATAAAAAATCCTGTTTCCGGAATTTCTATGGGGTTGTTTATGGAAGATGAAAAAAAAATTATTATATCAGATATCCTAGGAGAAGAAGATCATTTTGGAGATTTAGATTTTAAAATAACAGGAACTAAATATGGAATGACAGCATGTCAAATGGATGTAAAAACTATAAAAGGAGTTACATATGATCTTTTGAATCAAATTTTAGTACAAGCTCTAGAAGGTCGTCTTTTTATTTTAAAAAAAATGTTAGAATCTTTACCTAGATATAGGAAAAAAATGAAACCTAATGCTCCAAAAATATATACTCTTAATATTCCAAAAAATTTTATAGGTTCAGTTATAGGCCCCGGTGGAAAAGTTATTCAAGAAATACAATCATGTACAAATACAAATATTACAATTGAGGAAAAAGGAGATTTAGGGTACATTGAAATTTTAGGAAAAAATGATGAAAAAATAAAGAAAGCTATCAATAGAATTCAAGAAATTGCTTTTGTACCTGAATTAGGAAAAGTTTATCAAGCAAAAATAAAATCTATAAAGGATTTTGGCGCTTTTGTTGAAATTTCTAAAGGAATTGAAGGGTTGCTACATATTTCTGAAATAGGATGGAAAAGATTGAATAATATAGAAGAAGAGTTTCATGTTGGAGATATTATCGACGTTAAATTTATGGGAATAGATGAAAAAAAGAAAAAAATGAAACTCTCTAGAAAGGTTCTTTTACCCCGTCCTATAAAAAAAAATGAATGA
- a CDS encoding diadenylate cyclase yields MKNYFIDILDIFLVTIILFQIYRLVYKTAALNIFYGIIATFIFWKIVEIYKMKLLSIVISAFFKGGFLALIIVFQPEIRKFLLIVGSKIFFKRFIFSIFKKSEEIIKTETIDSIVNACAIFSGDKTGVLIVIQLHQDLREFIQNGDEMDAKVNISILESIFYKNSPLHDGAVVIIGNKIIKTRAILPVSYNKEIPSRLGLRHRSAIGLSEKTDAICLVISEETGYISYIKNQKRIVITNINNLKMKLEEDLL; encoded by the coding sequence TTGAAAAATTATTTCATTGATATTTTAGATATTTTTTTAGTAACCATTATTCTATTTCAAATATATAGACTGGTTTACAAAACTGCCGCTTTAAATATTTTTTACGGGATCATTGCCACTTTTATTTTCTGGAAAATAGTGGAAATTTATAAAATGAAACTTCTTAGCATAGTTATAAGTGCTTTTTTTAAAGGAGGTTTTTTAGCTTTAATCATTGTATTTCAACCAGAAATTAGAAAATTTCTCCTTATAGTAGGAAGTAAAATTTTTTTCAAAAGATTTATATTTTCCATATTTAAAAAATCGGAAGAAATAATAAAAACTGAAACTATAGATAGCATTGTAAATGCTTGTGCTATTTTTTCAGGAGATAAAACAGGAGTCCTAATAGTTATTCAATTACATCAGGATTTAAGAGAATTTATACAAAATGGAGACGAAATGGATGCTAAAGTAAATATTTCCATTTTAGAAAGTATTTTCTATAAAAATAGTCCATTACATGATGGAGCTGTAGTTATTATAGGAAATAAAATCATAAAAACAAGAGCAATTCTTCCTGTTTCCTACAATAAAGAAATTCCATCACGTTTAGGATTAAGACATAGATCTGCTATTGGTTTATCTGAAAAAACAGACGCTATATGTCTTGTAATTTCTGAAGAAACAGGTTATATCTCTTATATAAAAAATCAAAAAAGAATTGTCATCACTAATATTAATAATTTAAAAATGAAACTTGAAGAAGATTTACTTTAA
- the folP gene encoding dihydropteroate synthase: MIINCAGTLLHLEEPKIMGIVNLTPDSFYDGGKLCSEYSILQHIETLLNEGSDFIDIGGCSTRPGSKFITEKEEIKRVIKPIRTIMKNFKNIKISIDTFRSEVARIAVEEGAVMINDISGGNLDKNMFPLLEKLKKIPYILNHMKGIPKNMQKNLYYHENIVTEINNFFSEKIYYLKQHKIHDIILDPGFGFGKTLEQNFQLLKHLSLLGFQDYPILVGISRKSMIKFILKTSYEESLNATSIIHTIALLNGSKFLRVHDVKEAAECIKLVQYYKNIL; the protein is encoded by the coding sequence ATGATAATTAATTGTGCCGGAACTTTATTACATCTAGAAGAACCAAAAATAATGGGAATTGTAAATTTAACTCCTGATTCGTTTTATGATGGAGGTAAACTATGTTCTGAATATAGTATATTACAACATATAGAAACTTTATTAAATGAAGGTTCTGACTTTATAGATATTGGGGGTTGTTCTACACGACCAGGATCAAAATTTATAACGGAAAAAGAAGAAATAAAAAGAGTAATAAAACCTATTCGCACTATTATGAAAAATTTTAAAAATATTAAAATATCTATAGATACTTTTCGTAGTGAAGTTGCTAGAATAGCGGTAGAAGAAGGCGCTGTAATGATAAATGATATTTCAGGAGGAAATTTGGATAAAAATATGTTTCCTTTATTAGAAAAACTCAAAAAAATCCCATATATATTGAATCACATGAAAGGAATTCCTAAAAATATGCAAAAAAATTTATACTATCATGAAAATATAGTAACAGAAATAAATAATTTTTTTTCTGAAAAAATTTATTATTTAAAACAACATAAAATTCATGATATCATTTTAGATCCTGGATTTGGTTTTGGAAAAACATTAGAACAAAATTTTCAATTATTAAAACATTTATCTTTATTAGGTTTTCAAGATTATCCAATTTTAGTTGGGATTTCTAGAAAATCTATGATAAAATTCATTTTAAAAACTTCTTATGAAGAATCATTAAATGCAACTTCTATTATCCATACTATAGCACTTTTAAATGGATCTAAATTTTTACGTGTACATGATGTAAAAGAAGCTGCAGAATGTATTAAATTAGTACAATATTATAAAAATATTTTATAA
- the tpiA gene encoding triose-phosphate isomerase, with translation MRKKVVIANWKMNYDFYETTSFIRNFLKFIFEKKINHNKEIIIAPSFPFLHISNQISQGTNLNIAAQNIHQKEKGSYTGEISASMLKSIGIQKVILGHSERREFFFEKNNILLEKIKIALKYGLNIIFCIGESSFERSNDQQFEIVKDQLRKTVFCCTPDEIKYFYIAYEPIWAIGTGKTATFEQAQTMHEFIRSLFLERYGKNISNEISILYGGSINDFNAKDLFYQKDIDGGLVGHSSMELKKFLRIVQS, from the coding sequence ATGAGAAAAAAAGTTGTCATTGCAAACTGGAAAATGAATTATGACTTTTACGAAACAACTTCTTTTATTAGAAATTTTTTGAAATTTATTTTTGAGAAAAAAATTAATCATAATAAAGAAATTATTATCGCTCCTTCTTTTCCTTTTTTACATATTTCAAATCAAATTTCACAAGGAACCAATTTAAATATTGCGGCTCAAAATATTCATCAAAAAGAAAAAGGATCCTATACGGGAGAAATATCTGCCTCTATGTTAAAGTCAATAGGGATACAAAAAGTTATATTAGGTCATAGTGAACGTAGAGAGTTTTTTTTTGAAAAAAATAATATTTTATTAGAAAAAATAAAAATAGCATTAAAATATGGGTTAAATATTATTTTCTGTATAGGAGAATCATCTTTTGAAAGATCTAATGATCAACAATTTGAGATTGTCAAAGATCAGTTAAGAAAAACTGTTTTTTGTTGTACACCAGATGAAATAAAATATTTTTATATAGCATATGAACCAATATGGGCAATTGGAACAGGAAAAACGGCTACATTTGAACAAGCTCAAACAATGCATGAGTTTATTCGTTCTTTATTTTTAGAAAGATATGGAAAAAATATTTCTAATGAAATATCTATTTTATACGGAGGAAGTATCAATGATTTTAACGCAAAAGATCTTTTTTATCAGAAAGATATAGATGGGGGACTTGTAGGTCATTCATCTATGGAATTAAAAAAATTCTTGAGAATTGTTCAATCATGA
- the rpsO gene encoding 30S ribosomal protein S15, with protein MTIEEKKEIFKIYGTSVCDTGSSKVQVAWFTYRVNHLNNHLKNNKKDFNTERALIKIVGKRKKLLKYIEKRNIEDYKNIIKHLGLRK; from the coding sequence ATGACAATAGAAGAAAAAAAAGAAATATTTAAGATTTATGGAACATCTGTTTGTGACACAGGTTCTTCCAAAGTTCAGGTTGCATGGTTTACTTATCGTGTTAATCATTTAAATAATCATCTTAAAAATAATAAAAAGGATTTCAATACAGAAAGAGCTTTAATAAAAATAGTAGGAAAAAGAAAAAAATTGTTGAAATATATAGAAAAACGTAACATCGAAGATTACAAAAATATCATTAAACATTTAGGGTTAAGAAAATAA
- a CDS encoding UDP-N-acetylmuramoyl-tripeptide--D-alanyl-D-alanine ligase encodes MNIQNIYQLYSISSGIEINSKKVKKGSIFIALKGKNFNGNQFADEAISNGALLAIIDDKRYFFCKKKFLSVDNTLCFLHELAMYHRYRLHHVPVIAITGSNGKTTTKELISAILSKKYKKVHYTKNNFNNHIGIPLTILSMPKDTQISVMEIGANHEKEIEKMCSIINPDYGYITNFGKAHLEGFKSIEGIIRSKLELYDFLKKNKKIVFVNGDDPIQLSNSIEMNRYIFSGIKKNVSDINVQYLWNKNSIKSSLSIQNIKIVSSLIGDYNLYNIASAITIGIYFKVSLKKIKKAIEEYVPDNYRSQFFIKKNIRIIIDCYNANPTSMEKSLIFFNKIQGKKIVILGDMLELGLFSHNEHEKIVFFIKNSNIHIAFLIGKNFFNTKKTSHKIKKFMEKKFFVEWIKKHSIQKTDYILIKGSRKIALESVIDLI; translated from the coding sequence ATGAATATTCAAAATATATATCAATTATATTCTATTTCTTCTGGAATAGAAATAAATAGTAAAAAAGTAAAAAAAGGATCTATTTTTATAGCTTTGAAAGGAAAAAATTTTAATGGAAATCAATTTGCAGATGAAGCTATTTCAAATGGAGCATTATTAGCTATAATTGATGATAAAAGGTATTTTTTTTGTAAAAAAAAATTTTTATCTGTAGATAATACATTATGTTTTCTACATGAATTAGCAATGTATCACAGATATAGATTACATCACGTTCCTGTTATAGCTATTACTGGGAGCAATGGAAAAACCACGACAAAAGAACTTATTTCAGCTATTCTTTCTAAGAAATATAAAAAAGTTCATTATACAAAAAATAATTTCAATAATCATATAGGAATTCCATTAACTATACTTTCTATGCCTAAAGATACACAAATATCTGTTATGGAAATTGGAGCAAATCATGAAAAAGAAATAGAAAAAATGTGTTCTATTATTAATCCAGATTATGGATATATAACTAATTTTGGAAAAGCTCATTTAGAAGGATTCAAAAGTATAGAAGGAATCATACGAAGTAAATTAGAATTATATGATTTTTTAAAAAAAAATAAAAAAATAGTATTTGTTAATGGAGATGATCCTATACAATTATCTAATAGTATAGAAATGAATAGATATATATTTTCAGGAATAAAAAAAAATGTATCTGATATAAATGTTCAATATTTATGGAATAAAAATAGTATAAAATCTTCTCTATCTATTCAAAATATAAAAATTGTTTCTTCTTTAATAGGTGACTATAACTTATACAACATAGCTTCTGCTATTACTATTGGAATATATTTCAAGGTTTCTTTAAAAAAGATAAAAAAAGCTATAGAAGAATATGTTCCTGATAATTATCGTTCTCAATTTTTTATAAAAAAAAATATTAGAATTATTATAGATTGTTATAACGCAAATCCAACTAGCATGGAAAAATCTCTTATTTTTTTTAATAAAATACAAGGAAAAAAAATCGTAATACTAGGAGATATGTTAGAATTAGGTTTATTTTCTCATAATGAACATGAGAAAATTGTTTTTTTTATAAAAAATAGTAACATTCACATTGCTTTTTTAATTGGAAAAAATTTTTTTAATACTAAAAAAACTTCACATAAAATAAAAAAATTTATGGAGAAAAAATTTTTTGTTGAATGGATTAAAAAACACTCTATTCAAAAAACGGATTATATTTTGATTAAAGGATCTAGAAAGATTGCATTAGAAAGTGTTATTGATTTAATTTAA